The following coding sequences are from one Diospyros lotus cultivar Yz01 chromosome 7, ASM1463336v1, whole genome shotgun sequence window:
- the LOC127806190 gene encoding NADH dehydrogenase [ubiquinone] flavoprotein 1, mitochondrial — protein sequence MKGILTLQRMALLQRHSQRLVRGSRLFSTQGATTASTPQPPPPPPPPEKTHFGGLKDEDRIFTNLYGLHDPFLKGAMKRGDWYRTKDLVLKGADWIVNEMKKSGLRGRGGAGFPSGLKWSFMPKVSDGRPSYLVVNADESEPGTCKDREIMRHDPHKLLEGCLIAGVGMRATAAYIYIRGEYVNERNNLEKARKEAYAAGLLGKNACGSGYDFDVHIHYGAGAYICGEETALLESLEGKQGKPRLKPPFPANAGLYGCPTTVTNVETVAVSPTILRRGPEWFASFGRKNNSGTKLFCVSGHVNKPCTVEEEMSIPLKELIERHCGGVRGGWDNLLAVIPGGSSVPLIPKNICDDVLMDYDALKAVQSGLGTAAVIVMDKSTDAVDAIARLSYFYKHESCGQCTPCREGTGWLWMIMERLKVGNAKLEEIDMLQELTKQIEGHTICALGDAAAWPVQGLIRHFRPELERRIRERAERELLEAAA from the coding sequence ATGAAGGGCATTCTCACTCTTCAAAGGATGGCTTTACTTCAGCGTCATAGTCAAAGGTTGGTACGAGGCAGTAGATTATTCAGCACACAAGGTGCAACAACTGCCAGCACCCCACAGCCACCTCCGCCTCCTCCACCTCCCGAGAAAACCCATTTTGGTGGCTTGAAAGATGAAGATCGCATTTTCACCAACCTGTATGGTTTGCACGACCCTTTTCTCAAAGGTGCCATGAAAAGGGGTGACTGGTATAGAACTAAAGACTTAGTCCTCAAGGGTGCTGATTGGATtgtaaatgaaatgaagaagtCCGGCCTGCGTGGACGTGGTGGTGCTGGTTTTCCATCTGGTCTCAAATGGTCTTTCATGCCAAAAGTGTCCGATGGCCGCCCTTCATATCTTGTGGTTAATGCTGATGAAAGTGAACCTGGAACCTGTAAAGATAGGGAAATAATGCGGCATGATCCACACAAGTTACTAGAGGGCTGCCTGATAGCTGGGGTTGGAATGAGGGCTACTGCTGCTTATATCTACATCCGGGGCGAGTATGTGAATGAACGTAATAACCTTGAGAAAGCTAGAAAAGAAGCTTATGCAGCAGGACTACTGGGAAAAAATGCATGTGGATCTGGTTATGATTTTGATGTACATATTCATTATGGTGCTGGGGCCTACATTTGTGGTGAAGAGACAGCACTTTTGGAGAGCCTTGAAGGGAAACAAGGGAAACCAAGATTAAAGCCCCCTTTTCCAGCTAATGCGGGACTCTATGGTTGTCCAACAACAGTTACAAATGTTGAAACTGTGGCTGTTTCTCCGACCATATTGAGGCGTGGGCCAGAGTGGTTTGCTAGTTTTGGCAGGAAGAACAATTCTGGAACGAAGTTATTTTGTGTCTCTGGGCATGTGAATAAGCCTTGCACAGTTGAAGAGGAGATGAGTATTCCATTAAAGGAGCTGATAGAGAGGCACTGTGGGGGTGTTAGAGGTGGATGGGATAACTTACTTGCAGTTATCCCTGGGGGTTCGTCTGTGCCACTGATTCCAAAGAACATATGTGATGATGTGCTGATGGACTATGATGCCCTCAAGGCTGTGCAATCTGGTTTAGGAACTGCAGCTGTGATTGTGATGGACAAGTCAACTGACGCTGTGGACGCAATTGCAAGGCTCTCTTACTTTTACAAGCATGAGAGTTGTGGCCAGTGTACACCTTGTAGGGAAGGTACAGGATGGCTTTGGATGATCATGGAAAGATTGAAGGTTGGAAATGCAAAACTGGAGGAGATTGATATGCTTCAGGAACTAACAAAGCAGATTGAAGGGCACACAATATGTGCGCTGGGCGATGCTGCTGCTTGGCCTGTTCAGGGTCTTATCAGACACTTTAGGCCAGAGCTTGAGCGGAGGATTAGGGAGCGAGCAGAGAGGGAGTTATTGGAGGCTGCTGCTTGA
- the LOC127805503 gene encoding peptidyl-prolyl cis-trans isomerase FKBP13, chloroplastic, giving the protein MSSLLISPPGPYAPTRLPRTATRATTPARRLLRRNRNTSSESSSTIKITCSAADPQLDLDGNPTLPVSRRELIGQVLGLGLLVCIQSAAAAESPCDLIVAPSGLAYCDRIIGTGPQAVKGQLIKAHYVGKLDNGKVFDSSYNRGKPLTFRVGVGEVIKGWDEGILGGDGIPPMLAGGKRTLKLPPELGYGMRGAGCRGGSCIIPPSSVLLFDVDFIGN; this is encoded by the exons ATGAGCTCACTGTTGATTTCACCGCCAGGCCCTTATGCTCCCACAAGGCTGCCGAGAACAGCCACAAGGGCCACAACCCCTGCCAGAAGGTTACTGAGAAGAAATCGTAACACGTCATCAGAATCCTCATCAACTATCAAAATAACCTGTTCTGCTGCGGACCCGCAACTGGATTTGGATGGAAACCCAACCCTACCGGTTAGCAGAAGAGAATTAATAGGGCAAGTGCTTGGCCTTGGCCTTCTTGTTTGTATACAATCTGCAGCAGCAGCAGAGAGTCCATGCGACCTTATCGTGGCTCCTTCAGGCCTGGCCTATTGTGACAGAATCATAGGAACTGGACCCCAGGCCGTGAAAGGACAATTGATTAAG GCGCATTATGTAGGTAAATTGGACAATGGCAAGGTCTTTGACAGCAGCTACAATCGTGGGAAGCCCCTTACTTTCCGTGTTGGAGTTGGCGAG GTTATCAAAGGTTGGGATGAGGGTATTCTAGGTGGCGATGGAATTCCTCCCATGCTTGCTG gagGAAAACGTACACTGAAGCTTCCTCCAGAACTAGGATATGGCATGAGAGGAGCTGGGTGTAGAGGAGGTTCGTGCATAATTCCTCCTTCTTCGGTTCTTCTCTTTGATGTGGACTTCATCGGCAATTGA